CAGAGGTAGGCAGAACGCCGCTAAGATGTGCTACTGCGTGGTGGACCGGGGCGAATGTATGTGGAAAACAACATACAATGTGCAACTGGAAGGGTGGTCGGGTCGGATGTATGTCGAAAACCGAATACAATGGGTTTGAGTGAAGGTGAGCAAGCCGAGGCGAGCGGAAGGATATTCTTCCGTTTGATTATTTTGCATTAACAGCAAAATTGCATTTAAAGAAAATTTGCGTGTTGCGAAAATTTGAGGATGGTGCTAAAATTTGGCAAGAGGCAGAATTTCGCTGGACGCCAACAACCGGGCCCGGAATCGCGCCGTAGCCTAATTCCCTCTTCTGTTTCGCGGCTGGTCTGCTGCGGCTGATCTTGAAACAATAGATTCAAGAAGGAGGAGAATGGTATGGTACAGGTAGACGGACAAGAGACTAAGGTGGCTGCACGGTTGACGCATAAGGTGTTCTTTGAGCGGGATGATATTGAGTTCACCTTCCAGTGGCTGCTGTCGTTCGTACATTGCGGCGGTGTGTCACAGGGGGAAGTATTTAAGCTTGCACGGAACATCGATCCGAACTCTATGGCCAGCTGGAAGACGGAATTCGAGAAGGAAGCCGTTAAAATCGAAGCAACGGCGGAGAACTGCCTGAACAAGGGCCATCTGATCAGCGCCAGCGAGGCCTTTATCCGTGCCCACTCGTATTACCGGGCGGCCTTCTATGGAGCTTTTCCCGGGGAACCGGATTTCGCTCGGTATCACGGCAAAAGTGTGGAATGCTTCCGCAAGGCGCTGGATGCGAAGTCTGAGCAGATTCCCCATGAATGGGTCGAGGTCGAATACAAGGGGTATAAGTTCCCAGGCTGCTTCCTGAAGGCAGAACACGGCGATGCGCCCAAGCCGACAATTATCTTTCATAACGGCGGGGAGACCCACAAGGAGGACACTTACTTTCTCGGCGGGCAGGCGGCCATCGACCGGGGATATAACGCCCTGATTGTAGACCTTCCTTATGATGTATGTGTCCGGTTCTACGAGCCTGAGGCAACGGCCCGGAACTTCCCGCGCGAGGAGCTGTATAATGTCTACAGAGCCACCACGGATTTCGTTCTGGCCCGTCCGGATGTGGATCCTGAGCGGCTGGTGGTCAGCGGCATGAGCTATGGCGGGGCCAAGACAATGGTTCATGCAAACTGTGATGACCGCTTCGCAGCGGCAGTTCCTAACTCGCCTGTATATTCTATGGCCACCTTCATTGAACGCGGGATGCCTTCGTTCCTGAGGGGAACCTCAGAAGAAGCTGCTGAGCAGAGCAAGAAGATGCCATATACCGGTCAGGTCCTGTTCGCCGGATTAGCCTGGTCTCATGGCTTGGACAGCATTGCCGAGTGGCATGGTTCAGCCGGAGAAGTGATGGAGGTTGATCCGCAAGACGTCAAGTGTCCCCTGCTCTCCATGTATTCGGAAGCGGAGCATCCCGAGATGCAGCGGCAGGCGATAGACACTTACGAGAAGGCCCCGAATGAGAAGAATGCGATCTTCAAAGGGACCGAAGAGGATGGCGCCGATCTGCACTGCCAATTGAACAATCTGCCGCTTAGCTTCCAGGTGATGTTTGACTGGCTGGATGAGGTGCTGGGTTATAACCTTCAAGTTCCGGTACCGCAATAAATTTACTCCGCAAGAAAATAACGGGTCTGCGGGACTGCAATGGCAGCACCGCAGACCTGTAACTACATACAGGAATGGAGCAATAGAGTGACATGACGAATGAAAAACAGGGCTTGAGAGAACGCAAGAAGGAAGAGACCCGGCGGACACTCAGTGAAGCCGCGCTTAAGCTCGCGCTTGAACGGGGAGTCGCACAGGTCCGGGTGGAGGATATTGCCGTAGCCGCCAATGTGTCTATGCGAACGTTCAATAACTATTTTGCGTCCAAGGAGGCGGCGATTGTCGGCAATGCTTATGAGCGTGCCGAGCGGCTGGCGGCTACCCTGGCCGGACGTCCGCATGATGAACCGCTTGCGGATTCGGTCCGGGCCGCAGTGCTGGCCGGCTTCTCCGAAGCCCCGGACCGGCAATGGCTGGCGCGTGTCGGCCTTCTCCGGGATGATCCCGCATTAATCGGCGCAACGCGGAAGGTGGAGATCGAGATTGAGCAGGACCTCGCCCGGGTCATTGCAGCCCGCACCTCAAAGGATGCGAAGCTTGACCTGCAACCGGCGCTGCTTGCCTCGATGCTGCTTGCGGCGATCCGCACAGCCGTCTTTTATTGGGCTAATGACCCCCGGGGAGGAAGCACGCTCCTGGAGACACTTGGACAAGCCATCTTGCATGTGCAATTCGGGCATTAAGAACTCTCTATACATAACGCAGGTGACAGTTGTCATTTTAAACCGGTGACAGTCCATACTGATGTTCCTCTCCCGCCTCCGGTACTATAGCAATATAGCCAAAGGGCAACAGATTACGGAGGGATACAGATGGATCAAGTCATCGAATTGCAGAATGTCAGTAAAAGCTTCCACGATAAGCAGGCCGTCAATCAAGTCAGCTTTACCATCGGCCGCGGCTCGGTCACAGCATTGCTTGGGCCGAACGGAGCCGGGAAAACTACAACGATTGCGATGCTCCTGGGGCTGCTTGAACCTACGCAGGGAAGCGTGAAGGTATTCGGGCTTCCGCCCAAGGAGGCCAAGGTGAAGCAGCGGACCGGCGCCATGCTGCAGGAGGTCAGTGTCATGGACCGGCTGAAGGTCCGCGAGCTGCTGGCCCTGATCCGCAGCTATTATGCGCAGCCGATGGAGATGGACGTTCTGCTCCAGGCCACCGGGCTGGGGGCGGACGATCTGAACCGCTATGCGGAGAAGCTCTCCGGTGGACAGAAGCGCAGTCTCAGCTTTGCG
This region of Paenibacillus sp. FSL K6-1096 genomic DNA includes:
- a CDS encoding TetR/AcrR family transcriptional regulator, whose protein sequence is MTNEKQGLRERKKEETRRTLSEAALKLALERGVAQVRVEDIAVAANVSMRTFNNYFASKEAAIVGNAYERAERLAATLAGRPHDEPLADSVRAAVLAGFSEAPDRQWLARVGLLRDDPALIGATRKVEIEIEQDLARVIAARTSKDAKLDLQPALLASMLLAAIRTAVFYWANDPRGGSTLLETLGQAILHVQFGH
- a CDS encoding prolyl oligopeptidase family serine peptidase → MVQVDGQETKVAARLTHKVFFERDDIEFTFQWLLSFVHCGGVSQGEVFKLARNIDPNSMASWKTEFEKEAVKIEATAENCLNKGHLISASEAFIRAHSYYRAAFYGAFPGEPDFARYHGKSVECFRKALDAKSEQIPHEWVEVEYKGYKFPGCFLKAEHGDAPKPTIIFHNGGETHKEDTYFLGGQAAIDRGYNALIVDLPYDVCVRFYEPEATARNFPREELYNVYRATTDFVLARPDVDPERLVVSGMSYGGAKTMVHANCDDRFAAAVPNSPVYSMATFIERGMPSFLRGTSEEAAEQSKKMPYTGQVLFAGLAWSHGLDSIAEWHGSAGEVMEVDPQDVKCPLLSMYSEAEHPEMQRQAIDTYEKAPNEKNAIFKGTEEDGADLHCQLNNLPLSFQVMFDWLDEVLGYNLQVPVPQ